From the genome of Candidatus Aramenus sp. CH1, one region includes:
- a CDS encoding quinol oxidase, with the protein MKRATVIALFLLLVMVAVISLEVQYDSYDYIGYNPTNNAGVGVVHASFANALGSYKGPYVIIYVTGQQWHWDFYPHDKVYTNLTVVPVDEPVVFVVHSIDVFHEFFVQSATSNFTIFNFGAEAVPGYYSYIVLVFPQPGVYHVACAEYCGTAATGLGHSWLVGTIIATSNATLASEITGGVMPQGTWDPNVVSGSGVGGY; encoded by the coding sequence ATGAAACGAGCCACAGTTATAGCCCTGTTCCTACTCTTGGTAATGGTGGCAGTCATATCCCTAGAAGTCCAATACGACTCCTACGACTACATAGGCTATAACCCCACAAACAACGCAGGCGTGGGAGTTGTCCACGCTTCCTTCGCCAACGCCTTAGGCTCCTATAAGGGCCCATACGTCATAATATACGTCACCGGACAGCAGTGGCACTGGGACTTCTACCCCCACGACAAGGTCTACACCAACTTAACCGTGGTCCCAGTGGACGAGCCCGTGGTGTTCGTGGTGCACAGCATTGACGTCTTCCACGAGTTCTTCGTGCAGAGCGCCACCTCCAACTTCACCATCTTCAACTTCGGAGCAGAGGCAGTCCCAGGCTACTACTCCTACATAGTACTGGTCTTCCCACAGCCCGGCGTCTACCACGTTGCTTGCGCCGAGTACTGCGGTACCGCTGCGACTGGCCTAGGCCACTCTTGGCTGGTGGGCACCATCATAGCAACCTCCAACGCGACCCTGGCTTCGGAGATCACCGGAGGAGTAATGCCGCAGGGGACGTGGGACCCCAACGTGGTGAGCGGTAGTGGAGTTGGAGGTTATTAA